One Anaerolineales bacterium genomic window, CGCAGACCGTCGGTGGTGTCCATGGCGACCGTGCGCACGGTCTTGTCGTCCAGGTGCAGCTGCACCTCCAATACCAGGGGCTGCGCCTCCGGGCGCTCGACCTCGATCGCCTCATACATCTCCGGCAATTGGCCGGCCGGGAACTCGCAGTCTACGACGCCGCCGCGTACCTGGGCGACCCGTCCGATCACTTCCGTCATATCCGCCTCCAAGGCCCCAACCGCGCTAGCCGCCCAGAGCTTCCGCGCCCCCGACGATATCCAGGATGTCGCTGGTGATGGCCTGCTGCCTGGCCTTGTTGTACTCCAGCCGCAGGCTGTCCCGCAGGGCATTGGCGTTCTCGGTGGCGTTCTGCATGGCCACCATCCGGGCCGCGTGCTCGCTTGCCATAGATTCCAGCATGGCCTGGTAGATCTGCAGCCCAGTGAAACGCGGCACGATCTGTTCGATCAGCTCGGTT contains:
- a CDS encoding F0F1 ATP synthase subunit gamma, which translates into the protein DVSAIGRLLVDEFLQGRADQVHVVYTDFVNMLRQVPTAKKLLPLELEGGERIDALAAARGGAPASYIYEPGETELIEQIVPRFTGLQIYQAMLESMASEHAARMVAMQNATENANALRDSLRLEYNKARQQAITSDILDIVGGAEALGG